From a single Rutidosis leptorrhynchoides isolate AG116_Rl617_1_P2 chromosome 5, CSIRO_AGI_Rlap_v1, whole genome shotgun sequence genomic region:
- the LOC139850235 gene encoding uncharacterized protein has product MRNLVRKHIFHEIGNGKDTSFWYDNWHPIGPLISVVNAKDIVDSSLSKGCTVSDLVRNGTWVWPFNLMVKDDVEITSFNPVLQDDKLDVVKWRCNDGQLKDFSVSNVWLDLRDAKPIVSWHKAVWFTQNIPRHAFMLWLAINERLSTQDRLEQWGLQQNQVCPLCSMVRDSHSHLFVHCSYVQKVWVDFKGKAKMDDLIDAILSGNHRWPDIVNLVATQKCNKSIWSIIRRLVFGAVIYMIWGERNARIYQDKKRSEDVLIKAIFDVVRLKLFGLKIHYSKQSQSTTVIWGFSLLKGNSVLLDSLPNDLHRN; this is encoded by the coding sequence ATGAGGAATTTGGTTAGAAAGCATATCTTTCATGAGATTGGAAATGGTAAAGACACTTCTTTTTGGTATGATAATTGGCACCCTATTGGCCCTTTGATCTCTGTTGTTAATGCTAAAGACATTGTTGATTCTAGTTTGTCTAAAGGTTGTACTGTTAGTGATCTTGTTAGAAATGGCACCTGGGTTTGGCCATTTAATTTAATGGTTAAAGATGATGTTGAAATTACTAGTTTCAATCCTGTGTTACAAGATGATAAGTTGGATGTGGTGAAATGGAGGTGTAATGATGGTCAATTAAAAGATTTTTCTGTGTCTAATGTTTGGCTGGATTTAAGGGATGCTAAACCTATTGTTTCTTGGCATAAAGCTGTTTGGTTTACTCAAAATATTCCTAGACATGCTTTCATGCTTTGGCTAGCTATTAATGAAAGGTTAAGTACTCAAGATAGGCTTGAACAATGGGGCCTACAACAGAATCAAGTGTGCCCTTTATGTAGTATGGTGAGGGATTCTCATTCTCACCTTTTTGTTCATTGTTCCTATGTTCAGAAAGTGTGGGTTGATTTTAAGGGTAAAGCTAAAATGGATGATCTTATTGATGCTATTTTGAGTGGTAATCACAGGTGGCCTGATATTGTTAATTTGGTTGCTACTCAAAAGTGTAATAAGTCCATTTGGAGCATTATAAGAAGGTTAGTGTTTGGAGCTGTTATTTATATGATATGGGGTGAAAGAAATGCCAGAATCTATCAAGATAAGAAAAGGAGTGAAGATGTGCTTATTAAAGCTATTTTTGATGTGGTTAGATTAAAACTATTTGGATTGAAGATTCATTACTCAAAACAGTCTCAATCTACTACTGTGATATGGGGATTTAGTCTCTTAAAGGGTAATTCTGTGCTTCTTGATAGTTTACCTAATGATCTGCACAGAAACTAA